In Halanaeroarchaeum sp. HSR-CO, one DNA window encodes the following:
- a CDS encoding archaellin/type IV pilin N-terminal domain-containing protein yields the protein MFEFITDEDERGQVGIGTLIVFIAMVLVAAIAAGVLINTAGFLQTQAEDTGTDSTDQVANNINVIGAVGEVNEPNVSSAEDINRTVVYEMRLTVQKSPGAADVDLSGLSIQYVGPNGFGNLVHVSQGEEAENRTNAYFVNAVTAETEEDTVMTQKSDRYEIIIPTGTYLNNTGGDSHVEVLNASVDSGNAVNVTDETYGSEADIEENLQSLSYNVDNTELDLLTESDNVELTITTSSGSQRYVNLKVPDSLVGDEGGTVQL from the coding sequence ATGTTCGAATTCATCACAGACGAAGACGAACGCGGGCAGGTCGGGATCGGGACACTCATCGTGTTCATCGCGATGGTCCTGGTCGCCGCCATCGCCGCGGGCGTCCTCATCAACACCGCCGGCTTCCTCCAAACGCAAGCAGAGGATACCGGCACAGACAGTACAGATCAGGTCGCGAACAACATCAACGTCATCGGCGCGGTCGGCGAAGTTAACGAACCGAATGTGAGCAGTGCAGAAGACATCAATAGAACGGTCGTCTACGAGATGCGCCTGACCGTTCAGAAGTCACCTGGTGCTGCAGACGTCGACCTCTCTGGGCTCTCGATCCAATACGTGGGCCCGAACGGCTTTGGTAACCTCGTCCATGTGAGCCAAGGTGAAGAGGCTGAAAACCGGACGAACGCGTACTTCGTGAACGCTGTCACCGCCGAGACCGAAGAGGATACGGTGATGACCCAGAAGAGTGACCGGTACGAGATCATCATTCCGACCGGAACATACCTGAACAACACCGGCGGAGACTCGCACGTTGAGGTCTTGAACGCATCTGTCGACAGTGGTAATGCAGTGAACGTTACGGACGAGACCTATGGATCCGAAGCAGACATCGAAGAGAACCTGCAGTCCTTGAGCTACAACGTCGACAACACGGAGCTCGACCTCCTCACGGAGAGCGACAACGTCGAGTTGACGATCACCACCTCCTCCGGCTCACAGCGCTACGTGAACCTCAAAGTCCCCGATTCGCTCGTCGGTGACGAAGGCGGCACCGTCCAGCTGTAA
- a CDS encoding protein-glutamate O-methyltransferase CheR, translated as MSAFDNLLEFIETETTFASSYYDESYLDRRISARMRRTDSDSYREYHDLLREDPGERDELLDTLSVNVTSFFRDEKVWTALRSVVADLADSSGTVRIWSAACADGREPYSLAMLALDLGLRPRQVEILATDIDENALDRARQGVYTSTRTTDLDDELSFLDSPSSYVEKDGDQIVISEETKDLVDFRRHDLITGDPKDGFDLVLCRNVCIYLDTEYKRPILETVSRSLGHRGYLVLGQTETLPPDVKERFEAADPRLRIYRLSESD; from the coding sequence ATGAGTGCATTCGACAACCTGTTAGAGTTCATCGAGACGGAGACGACGTTCGCATCGAGTTACTACGACGAATCGTATCTCGACCGGCGCATCTCGGCCAGGATGCGTCGGACCGACAGCGATTCGTACCGGGAATACCACGACCTCTTGCGCGAGGATCCGGGGGAGCGAGATGAACTTCTCGATACACTCTCGGTTAACGTGACGAGTTTCTTCCGGGACGAGAAGGTGTGGACGGCCCTCCGATCGGTCGTCGCCGACCTCGCAGACTCGTCCGGGACCGTTCGCATCTGGAGTGCGGCCTGTGCAGACGGTCGCGAGCCGTACTCCCTCGCGATGCTCGCCCTCGACCTCGGATTACGACCGCGGCAGGTCGAAATCCTGGCGACCGACATCGACGAGAACGCACTCGACCGCGCCAGACAGGGCGTCTACACGAGCACCCGGACGACGGACCTGGACGACGAACTGTCCTTCCTCGATTCCCCGTCGTCGTACGTCGAGAAGGACGGCGACCAGATCGTCATCAGCGAGGAGACGAAAGACCTCGTCGATTTCCGACGACACGATCTCATCACGGGCGACCCGAAGGACGGGTTCGACCTCGTGCTCTGTCGCAACGTCTGTATCTACCTCGACACCGAGTACAAACGACCGATACTGGAGACCGTGAGCAGGTCGCTCGGGCACAGAGGGTACCTGGTTCTGGGCCAGACGGAGACGCTTCCTCCCGACGTGAAAGAGCGATTCGAAGCAGCTGACCCACGCCTCAGGATATATCGTCTGTCGGAATCCGACTAA
- the cheA gene encoding chemotaxis protein CheA — MDEYLEAFVREGEEHVTDLNNALLTLESDPEDEEAMDQIFRTAHTLKGNFGAMGFEDASDLAHAVEDLLDGMRQGEIAVTSERMDHIFAGIDQIEGCLQEIEADGEVSRNVRPTIDDLRAVFDESQADDSAADSTAGDAIEVEAGDRFDSSLLEGADGPLFHVEVDMGDPDMPGVDAMFALEEIREAFDIVDAAPDTEAIEDGEYDRTFDLAIETEAADVGETIAAIGRVDDATAAEIELEADQSADAESDAGDDGGSDVGGSSGKSAGDIQSVRVDVDQLDELHGLVEQLVTTRIKLRRSVEVDNRRAEDELDELDKITSNLQDTVMDMRLVPMKKIVGKFPRLVRDLAREEGKQIDFQIVGDDVEIDRTILSEISDPLMHLLRNAVDHGIESPEEREAAGKDPTGTITLEAERERDRVNVRVIDDGSGIDHDVVRRKAVEKGIYTESQIEELPDSQVAELIFHPGFSTNEEITDVSGRGVGMDVVNDTVARLDGTVSVESEEGEGTTITLTLPVTVAIVKVLFVESGGEEYGIPIKSVDEISRMRPVKSVDGESVVTYGDTVYPLIRLGEALDVPGETRNGEGMLVKVRESERQVAIHCDEVRGQEEVVVKPFEGILSGIPGLSGAAVLGEGDVVTILDVATL, encoded by the coding sequence ATGGATGAATACCTGGAAGCGTTCGTCCGAGAGGGCGAAGAGCACGTAACCGATCTGAACAACGCATTGCTCACCCTCGAGAGCGACCCCGAGGACGAGGAGGCCATGGACCAGATCTTCCGGACTGCCCACACGCTCAAGGGCAACTTCGGTGCGATGGGGTTCGAGGACGCCTCTGATCTCGCCCACGCGGTCGAGGACCTCCTCGACGGGATGCGCCAGGGTGAAATCGCCGTGACGTCCGAGCGGATGGACCACATCTTCGCGGGCATCGACCAGATAGAGGGCTGTCTCCAGGAGATCGAAGCCGACGGGGAGGTCAGCCGGAACGTTCGGCCAACCATCGACGACCTGCGCGCCGTCTTCGACGAGAGTCAGGCCGATGATTCCGCCGCGGACTCTACAGCTGGTGATGCGATCGAAGTAGAGGCCGGCGACCGCTTCGACTCGTCCCTGCTGGAGGGGGCAGACGGCCCCCTCTTCCACGTCGAGGTCGACATGGGCGACCCGGACATGCCCGGCGTGGATGCAATGTTCGCCCTCGAGGAGATCCGGGAGGCGTTCGACATCGTCGACGCCGCACCCGACACCGAAGCGATCGAAGATGGTGAGTACGACCGGACCTTCGACCTGGCGATCGAGACGGAGGCCGCCGACGTCGGCGAGACCATCGCCGCAATCGGTCGCGTCGACGACGCGACGGCAGCGGAGATCGAACTCGAAGCCGATCAGTCCGCGGACGCCGAGTCGGATGCTGGCGATGACGGCGGGAGCGATGTGGGCGGAAGCAGTGGCAAATCCGCTGGTGACATCCAGTCCGTCCGGGTAGACGTCGATCAGCTGGACGAATTACACGGCCTCGTCGAGCAACTGGTGACGACACGAATCAAACTCCGACGGAGCGTGGAGGTCGACAACCGCCGAGCGGAGGACGAACTCGACGAACTCGACAAGATCACCTCCAACCTGCAGGACACCGTGATGGACATGCGTCTGGTCCCGATGAAGAAGATCGTCGGGAAGTTCCCCCGCCTCGTCAGGGACCTGGCCAGGGAGGAGGGAAAGCAGATCGACTTCCAGATCGTGGGCGACGACGTCGAGATCGACCGCACGATCCTCTCCGAGATCAGCGATCCGCTGATGCATCTCCTGCGCAACGCAGTCGATCACGGGATCGAGTCTCCGGAGGAGCGCGAGGCCGCCGGCAAAGACCCCACCGGCACCATTACGCTGGAGGCCGAGCGCGAACGCGACCGGGTGAACGTCAGGGTCATCGACGACGGCAGTGGGATCGACCACGACGTCGTTCGACGCAAGGCCGTCGAGAAGGGCATCTACACCGAGAGTCAAATAGAGGAACTCCCGGACTCGCAGGTGGCCGAACTCATCTTCCATCCCGGGTTCTCCACGAACGAGGAGATCACGGACGTGAGCGGCCGCGGTGTCGGGATGGACGTCGTCAACGACACCGTTGCCCGCCTGGACGGGACCGTCTCTGTCGAGAGCGAGGAGGGCGAGGGGACGACGATCACGCTGACGCTCCCCGTCACCGTCGCCATCGTCAAGGTCCTGTTCGTCGAATCCGGTGGCGAAGAGTACGGCATCCCCATCAAGTCCGTCGACGAGATCAGCCGGATGCGACCCGTCAAATCGGTAGACGGTGAATCGGTCGTAACCTACGGCGACACGGTGTATCCACTCATTCGACTCGGTGAAGCCCTGGACGTGCCCGGCGAGACCAGGAACGGCGAGGGAATGCTCGTGAAAGTCCGCGAATCCGAACGACAGGTCGCCATCCACTGCGACGAGGTACGGGGTCAGGAGGAAGTCGTGGTCAAACCGTTCGAGGGAATCTTGAGCGGGATTCCCGGCCTTTCGGGTGCAGCCGTCCTCGGCGAAGGCGACGTGGTAACCATCCTCGACGTGGCCACTCTCTGA
- a CDS encoding chemotaxis protein CheD, translating to MSKTMVRSTAGRIRVGVADMAVTDGDEPVVTSGLGSCVAVVIHDEEGRGGMLHAMLPEAPPDSDRDAKYVDTGIAALLDELTSMGTDPSDVTAKLAGGASMLKIGNGSPVGEKNVAATEAVLSDLGIDVVDRRTGGDAGRSVSYDPTTGDVTIRTVDSKEVTI from the coding sequence GTGTCTAAAACCATGGTGCGGTCGACGGCTGGGCGAATTCGGGTCGGGGTCGCCGACATGGCCGTCACCGACGGCGACGAACCAGTCGTGACGAGTGGTCTCGGGTCCTGTGTGGCCGTGGTGATCCACGACGAGGAGGGCAGGGGCGGAATGCTTCACGCAATGCTCCCGGAGGCGCCACCGGATTCGGACCGAGACGCGAAGTACGTCGATACCGGTATCGCGGCGCTCCTCGACGAACTCACGTCGATGGGGACGGATCCATCGGACGTCACCGCCAAACTCGCCGGCGGTGCGTCGATGTTGAAGATCGGAAACGGTTCACCAGTGGGCGAGAAGAACGTGGCGGCGACGGAGGCGGTGCTGTCGGACCTCGGCATCGACGTCGTCGACAGACGAACGGGCGGCGATGCCGGCCGGTCGGTCTCCTACGACCCGACGACCGGTGACGTGACCATTCGAACAGTCGACTCGAAGGAAGTAACCATATGA
- a CDS encoding archaellin/type IV pilin N-terminal domain-containing protein: MFEFITDEDERGQVGIGTLIVFIAMVLVAAIAAGVLINTAGFLQTQAENTGTDSTDQVANNINVIGAVADVNDPVLVNNTFDPDSSNSLNSTYADSDSPDAYELRLTVQKSPGAADVDLSGLTIQYVGPNSFDNLVHAGTQLNESDQPEDGIFKSIYLVQAVTADTEDDTVMTSKSDRYEIVIPTGTYWNHTLDHEGENAGPGVLVNESGTDGVVSVEQYANEDDIDVNMSAHSFDNTNLERLSESANIEVTITTESGSQRYVNLQVPDSLVGDEGGTVQL; encoded by the coding sequence ATGTTTGAATTCATCACTGATGAAGACGAACGCGGGCAAGTCGGGATCGGGACGCTCATCGTGTTCATCGCGATGGTCCTGGTCGCTGCCATCGCCGCGGGCGTCCTCATCAACACTGCCGGCTTCCTCCAGACGCAAGCCGAAAATACCGGCACCGACAGTACAGATCAGGTCGCGAACAACATCAACGTCATCGGCGCGGTCGCCGACGTGAACGATCCGGTGCTCGTCAACAACACGTTCGATCCAGATAGTTCCAATAGCCTCAACTCCACGTACGCAGACTCGGACTCGCCCGATGCATACGAACTCAGGCTGACCGTTCAGAAATCGCCAGGAGCGGCTGACGTCGACCTCTCGGGACTGACGATCCAGTACGTCGGTCCCAACTCCTTCGACAACCTCGTTCACGCGGGCACCCAGCTGAACGAATCTGATCAGCCTGAAGACGGAATATTCAAGAGCATCTACCTGGTTCAGGCTGTGACAGCCGACACGGAAGACGACACGGTCATGACGTCCAAGAGTGACCGTTATGAAATCGTCATCCCGACCGGGACCTACTGGAACCACACTCTCGATCACGAAGGCGAGAATGCTGGACCAGGAGTGCTGGTCAACGAGTCAGGTACCGACGGGGTCGTCTCAGTGGAGCAATACGCGAACGAAGACGACATCGACGTCAACATGAGTGCGCACAGCTTCGATAACACGAACCTCGAGCGGTTGAGCGAGAGTGCGAATATCGAAGTGACCATCACCACCGAATCCGGTTCACAGCGCTACGTGAACTTGCAAGTCCCCGACTCGCTCGTCGGTGACGAAGGCGGCACCGTCCAGCTCTAA
- a CDS encoding CheF family chemotaxis protein, protein MTDGVVADFTTDVIPDTGRYDEPVRGRVLMNRKQVVIVTADDRTTFAIDDVFDLAYGSAPDGMRRFFEDTVTVAYESVGQKRVALIEGADDVVERFMDLLFKGVLNGTTVTVKHPARIGGRVTDESFRRASLYIAPTEVRFKSENPLAITVSSVSHFERVEREVRGTSRPLLSVRHVDAGDTVTTEVGLTSDRKMNVLGRYLRTEYSQLKEELADVSLSEEEIEVLVGLYSGATEGNLAGMLGVDASRVTYLLNSLVEKGLLEESSGGMALSATGTLAVGEHIEDVNL, encoded by the coding sequence ATGACCGACGGCGTCGTCGCAGACTTCACGACCGATGTCATCCCCGATACGGGCAGGTACGACGAACCCGTCCGCGGCCGGGTGCTCATGAATCGGAAACAGGTCGTGATCGTGACCGCCGACGATCGGACGACCTTCGCTATCGACGACGTGTTCGACCTGGCCTACGGTAGCGCCCCAGACGGGATGCGACGATTTTTCGAGGACACGGTCACCGTCGCCTACGAATCGGTTGGTCAGAAGCGGGTAGCACTCATCGAAGGGGCCGACGACGTCGTCGAGCGGTTCATGGATCTGTTGTTCAAGGGGGTCCTGAACGGGACCACGGTGACGGTCAAACATCCTGCCCGAATCGGTGGACGGGTAACGGACGAATCGTTTCGACGCGCATCGCTGTACATCGCCCCGACGGAGGTCAGGTTCAAATCGGAGAATCCGTTAGCGATAACGGTCTCCTCGGTCTCCCATTTCGAGCGGGTCGAACGTGAGGTGCGGGGAACCTCCCGTCCCCTCCTGTCAGTCCGTCACGTCGATGCCGGTGACACCGTCACGACGGAGGTCGGGCTGACGTCCGATCGGAAGATGAACGTCCTCGGTCGATACCTCCGAACCGAGTACAGCCAGCTCAAAGAGGAGCTCGCGGACGTCTCGCTCTCCGAGGAAGAGATAGAGGTGCTGGTGGGCCTCTACTCGGGTGCCACAGAAGGAAATCTGGCCGGAATGCTCGGGGTCGATGCCAGTCGTGTCACCTATCTCCTCAACTCCCTGGTCGAGAAGGGACTGCTCGAGGAATCGAGCGGGGGTATGGCGCTCTCGGCGACGGGAACGCTCGCCGTCGGCGAGCACATCGAGGACGTCAATCTCTGA
- a CDS encoding chemotaxis protein CheC gives MSTKIDIRQLRDVNELAKAGAETVAQHLNQLTGVETEMQITKINVIDVTDLGRHLGHDRMVGVNIPLLEPPHGSVLIVFDDESAKTLAHTMVGGETDDSPGYSEMERSAIREVGNIMTSGFIDGWADVVGRTIDISTPQLLRAGGDDIVDHCVEPGEHEIAMVFDSTLRAPDVDVEATIYSFPDIEEFVALIDSI, from the coding sequence ATGTCAACGAAAATAGATATCCGCCAGTTACGGGACGTGAACGAACTCGCGAAGGCCGGGGCCGAGACGGTCGCCCAGCATCTCAATCAGTTGACGGGTGTCGAGACGGAGATGCAGATCACGAAGATCAACGTCATCGACGTCACGGATCTCGGCCGTCATCTCGGCCACGACAGGATGGTGGGCGTCAATATCCCACTGCTAGAACCGCCGCACGGGTCGGTGCTCATCGTCTTTGACGACGAGAGTGCAAAGACGCTTGCACATACCATGGTCGGCGGTGAGACCGACGACTCTCCGGGCTACTCGGAGATGGAACGATCGGCCATCCGCGAGGTCGGCAACATCATGACGAGCGGGTTCATCGATGGCTGGGCCGACGTCGTCGGCCGAACCATCGACATCTCCACGCCCCAACTGCTGCGGGCTGGCGGCGATGACATCGTTGATCACTGTGTCGAACCTGGCGAACACGAGATTGCGATGGTCTTCGACTCGACACTCAGGGCACCGGACGTCGACGTCGAGGCGACCATCTACTCGTTCCCCGATATCGAGGAGTTCGTCGCCCTCATCGACTCGATATGA
- a CDS encoding archaellin/type IV pilin N-terminal domain-containing protein: MFEFITDEDSRGQVGIGTLIVFIAMVLVAAIAAGVLINTAGFLQTQAEDTGTDSTDQVANNINVIGAVADVNDPVAINDSTNGGSMDNLTSYYDDSDKPEAYEVRLTVQKSPGAADVDLSGLTIQYVGPNSFDNLVHASTQANESGSPDDNEFSSVYLVSAVTAETEDDTVMTAKSDRYEIVIPTGTYWNHSVTRNDTDNTQGALLTNATGETAVATEQYDSETDIDVDLNSTHLDNTVLSRLGESDNLEITITTESGSQRYVNLQVPDSLVGDEGGTVQL, encoded by the coding sequence ATGTTCGAATTCATTACGGACGAAGACTCCCGCGGTCAAGTGGGGATCGGGACGCTCATCGTGTTCATCGCGATGGTCCTGGTCGCCGCCATCGCCGCTGGCGTCCTCATCAACACTGCCGGCTTCCTCCAGACGCAAGCGGAGGATACCGGTACGGACAGTACAGATCAGGTCGCGAACAACATCAACGTCATCGGCGCGGTCGCCGACGTGAACGACCCTGTCGCGATCAACGACTCCACGAACGGCGGCTCGATGGATAATCTGACATCGTACTACGACGACTCCGACAAGCCGGAAGCGTACGAAGTCAGATTGACGGTACAGAAATCGCCTGGTGCAGCAGACGTTGATCTCTCTGGACTAACGATCCAGTACGTCGGCCCGAACTCTTTCGATAACCTCGTGCACGCGAGCACCCAGGCGAACGAATCGGGCTCACCCGATGATAACGAGTTCAGTAGTGTCTATCTCGTTTCGGCAGTGACCGCAGAAACGGAAGACGACACGGTCATGACGGCCAAGAGTGACCGCTACGAGATAGTCATCCCCACCGGGACGTACTGGAATCACTCGGTGACACGGAATGACACCGATAACACGCAAGGGGCATTACTGACGAACGCCACTGGCGAGACGGCTGTAGCGACAGAGCAGTACGATTCTGAGACCGACATCGACGTTGATCTCAACAGTACGCATCTGGACAACACCGTCCTCTCGCGGCTCGGCGAGAGTGATAATCTCGAGATCACAATCACCACCGAGTCCGGGTCACAGCGGTACGTGAACCTCCAGGTCCCCGACTCGCTCGTCGGTGACGAAGGCGGCACCGTCCAACTCTAA
- a CDS encoding chemotaxis protein CheC, protein MRVDLASLGTFNRIGTAGAQRAADALATLTGMETFVETNKINFAPVETVSTLFGESETAVGIEFDGGLEGQALLVFDEASAEQVLSELASGETEPTGEYLHEVANIMTSSFVDGWAEHLDEIIDISTPSTVDSVPRWDEHPAFEAFSFVFESDIAIGSAGHECRFYLVPEPTGFLEAIRAAGDESPETDVNVRELSTFIRLTAAGAETVATNLEAMTGIETDVAVSHLDFIPVEDVPGVVEADQHVGTVFQFSGAMDGYLAVLFEDQAANTITGALTPNDPDEAMRQSAIEEIGNITASGFVDGWANALDTTIDHSVPDFVDDMGRAVLESIAVELGMSQEFAYVFDVVLTADEPMTCRLFAFPEADGFRSLVSSLDADLDISSVERV, encoded by the coding sequence ATGCGTGTAGATCTCGCCTCCCTCGGGACGTTCAATCGGATCGGCACCGCCGGCGCGCAGCGGGCAGCGGACGCCCTGGCGACCTTGACCGGCATGGAGACGTTCGTCGAGACGAACAAGATCAACTTCGCCCCCGTCGAGACCGTCTCGACGCTCTTCGGCGAGTCCGAGACGGCCGTCGGCATCGAATTCGACGGCGGGCTCGAAGGACAGGCACTGCTGGTGTTCGACGAGGCCAGTGCCGAACAGGTGCTCTCCGAACTCGCGAGTGGCGAGACGGAGCCGACTGGCGAGTACCTACACGAGGTCGCGAACATCATGACGAGCAGTTTCGTCGATGGGTGGGCCGAACACCTGGACGAGATCATCGACATCTCCACGCCCTCGACCGTCGACTCCGTCCCTCGGTGGGACGAACATCCGGCGTTCGAGGCGTTCTCGTTCGTCTTCGAGAGCGACATCGCGATCGGGAGTGCGGGCCACGAATGTCGGTTCTACCTCGTTCCGGAACCGACCGGATTCCTCGAGGCAATTCGGGCCGCTGGAGACGAGTCACCCGAGACGGACGTGAACGTCCGCGAGCTCTCGACGTTCATCCGGCTGACCGCCGCCGGGGCGGAGACCGTCGCGACCAACCTAGAGGCCATGACCGGCATCGAGACCGACGTGGCGGTTTCCCATCTCGATTTCATCCCGGTCGAGGACGTCCCGGGGGTCGTGGAGGCCGACCAGCACGTTGGAACGGTCTTCCAGTTCTCCGGGGCGATGGATGGCTATCTGGCCGTGCTCTTCGAAGACCAGGCGGCGAACACGATCACCGGTGCGCTGACGCCGAATGACCCTGACGAAGCGATGCGACAAAGCGCGATCGAGGAGATCGGGAACATCACGGCGAGCGGGTTCGTGGACGGCTGGGCGAACGCGCTCGACACCACTATCGATCACTCGGTGCCGGATTTCGTCGACGACATGGGACGGGCCGTCCTCGAATCCATCGCCGTCGAACTCGGGATGTCTCAGGAGTTCGCCTACGTCTTCGACGTCGTCCTCACTGCCGACGAGCCGATGACCTGTCGGCTGTTCGCCTTCCCGGAGGCCGATGGATTCAGGTCGCTTGTCTCCAGTCTCGACGCCGACCTCGACATCTCGAGCGTGGAGCGTGTCTAA
- a CDS encoding HEAT repeat domain-containing protein, producing the protein MPSLFGLERDKDVETLRELLTSSDNPTIRKRAAEILGNLDETGQDGIESLVSAVQNDDNEAVRAAAIDALTSLEAINALLAALGRDVPDSGADWAKAETFVRDLNAEAPELRMAAANVLGQIGSENAVRPLVAALEDADPRVRARVARAIGQIRNPTAAGALVDHLHGEPLPVRREVADALGYLGGDDALEGLLSIADDENEVMRRTVATSLGRFGDARPIETLVDMLGDESDLVRRGAVFSLIEILSNVDSSKSDELRQSIVDRMSASDDPSIVESLAEIVDEGTQLHQRRNAVWMLGRVAGEQSEKPAIEALIGVLDDEDHLIQQFAATSLAEIGGRTVETALLTAIDESTSEDTVAMAAYTLGKVGGDRSKRRLERLVDDTESEEVRSRAFSAMSKIRSEPDDLGDMNF; encoded by the coding sequence GTGCCATCCCTCTTCGGTCTCGAACGCGACAAGGACGTCGAGACGCTCCGAGAGCTGCTCACGTCGAGTGACAATCCCACGATCCGCAAGCGGGCCGCGGAGATCCTCGGCAATCTCGACGAGACGGGCCAGGACGGGATCGAATCGCTCGTCTCGGCAGTGCAAAACGACGACAACGAAGCCGTCCGGGCAGCGGCGATCGACGCGCTGACCTCCTTAGAGGCCATCAACGCGCTCCTCGCTGCACTGGGACGGGACGTGCCCGACAGCGGCGCGGACTGGGCGAAAGCGGAGACGTTCGTCCGCGATCTGAACGCCGAGGCACCCGAACTCCGGATGGCGGCCGCGAACGTGCTGGGCCAGATCGGGAGCGAGAACGCCGTTCGACCGCTGGTGGCCGCGTTAGAAGACGCCGATCCACGGGTTCGAGCGCGAGTCGCCCGGGCCATCGGCCAGATTCGAAATCCAACGGCTGCGGGGGCACTCGTCGATCACCTGCACGGCGAACCGTTGCCGGTGAGGCGGGAGGTTGCGGACGCGCTGGGCTATCTGGGCGGGGACGACGCCCTCGAGGGATTGCTCTCGATCGCCGACGACGAGAACGAAGTGATGCGGCGGACGGTCGCCACCTCACTCGGGCGGTTCGGTGATGCGAGACCGATCGAGACGCTGGTGGATATGCTCGGTGACGAGAGCGACCTCGTCCGTCGGGGAGCGGTGTTCTCGCTCATCGAAATCCTCTCGAACGTCGATTCCTCGAAGAGCGACGAACTCAGACAGTCGATCGTCGACCGGATGAGCGCCAGTGACGACCCGAGTATCGTCGAATCCCTCGCGGAGATCGTCGACGAAGGGACACAACTCCACCAGCGACGAAACGCCGTCTGGATGCTGGGGCGGGTCGCCGGCGAGCAAAGCGAGAAGCCAGCGATCGAGGCGCTCATCGGCGTCTTGGACGACGAGGACCATTTGATACAGCAGTTCGCCGCGACCAGTCTCGCGGAAATCGGTGGTCGCACCGTCGAGACGGCGCTGCTGACTGCCATCGACGAATCGACGTCCGAGGACACGGTCGCGATGGCCGCGTACACCCTGGGGAAGGTCGGTGGCGACCGATCGAAACGCAGACTCGAACGGCTGGTCGACGACACCGAAAGCGAGGAGGTCCGAAGCCGCGCCTTCTCGGCCATGTCGAAGATCAGGTCCGAACCCGACGATCTCGGTGATATGAATTTCTGA
- a CDS encoding CheF family chemotaxis protein: MSESEYKIKDAKGKFLQAVKQGRRLKDAEWTPGRIILSNKRIILLSNDGKRAVPLSKIASLSGRYDVNQTVAKVSDYISLKLKTESVLLLSVGSNTESFEFELFGAMLDQEEVHVKHPAVEGGVVQDTSYERARVKVSDGEDKQLNVALSTGSFVPIDLDDVGSVDTGKQEVNGESRPIIKVEHSQEGTSVQSYFAGKSHAMAVLESLFKRGVKESQGSVELSETEKRVLMGLYSGVSAFEIPDFLGMDVDEVESIYDRLIELDILEEVRTRREVAMKTRGRNIASEVINEE, encoded by the coding sequence ATGAGCGAGTCGGAATACAAGATCAAGGACGCGAAGGGGAAGTTCCTCCAGGCGGTCAAGCAGGGCCGACGGTTGAAGGACGCCGAGTGGACGCCTGGGCGCATCATCCTCTCCAACAAGCGGATCATCCTGTTGAGCAACGACGGGAAACGGGCGGTTCCGCTCTCGAAGATCGCCAGTCTGAGCGGCCGGTACGACGTGAACCAGACGGTCGCGAAGGTCTCCGATTACATCAGCCTCAAGTTGAAGACCGAGAGCGTCCTCTTGCTTTCGGTCGGGTCGAACACCGAGTCCTTCGAGTTCGAACTCTTCGGCGCGATGTTGGACCAGGAGGAGGTTCACGTCAAACACCCGGCCGTGGAGGGTGGGGTCGTCCAGGATACGTCCTACGAACGGGCGCGAGTGAAAGTGAGCGATGGCGAGGACAAGCAACTAAACGTCGCCCTCTCGACGGGGTCGTTCGTCCCCATCGACCTGGACGACGTGGGGAGCGTCGACACCGGCAAACAGGAGGTCAACGGAGAGTCCCGGCCCATCATCAAGGTCGAACACTCACAGGAGGGGACGAGCGTCCAGAGTTACTTCGCCGGGAAATCCCACGCCATGGCGGTCCTGGAGTCACTGTTCAAGCGAGGCGTCAAGGAGAGCCAGGGCTCCGTGGAGCTGTCCGAGACGGAAAAACGGGTCCTGATGGGACTGTATTCGGGCGTCTCGGCCTTCGAAATTCCTGACTTCCTCGGAATGGACGTCGACGAGGTCGAGTCGATCTACGATCGACTGATCGAACTCGACATCCTCGAAGAGGTGCGAACCCGACGGGAAGTCGCGATGAAGACCCGCGGGCGGAACATCGCGAGCGAAGTCATCAACGAGGAGTGA